The sequence GTGAGAAAAAATAAGTAATTTAGTATTTTAAAAAATTAAAACTAAATGAGTCTTTCTGGGAAAAAAATTCTCATCGCGATTTCTGGGGGAATTGCTGCTTTCAAAATTCATTTTCTCATCAGAGATTTTGTGAAAAAAGGAGCGGAAGTTCAGGTAATTATGACTCCTGATGCAGAACATTTTGTGACCAAACTGAGCATTTCAACATTATCGAAAAACCCTGTTTACACAGATTTTTATGGTGACAACGGAAGCTGGAACAGTCATGTGGAAATGGCTTTGTGGGCAGATGTCATGGTTGTGGCGCCTTGTACGGCAAATACATTGGCTAAAATGGTTCACGGGATTTGTGATAATTTGCTTATTGCAACCTATATGTCTGCAAAATGTCCCGTATTCATTGCGCCTGCGATGGATCTGGATATGTATGCTCACCCTTCCACAATAAAAAATCTGGAATTGGCTGAAAGCTATGGACACATCATCATCCCTGCGGAAAACGGAGAACTGGCCAGCGGATTGATCGGACAGGGAAGATTGGCAGAACCGGAAACAATTGCAAAAGCGGTAGAAGATTTTTTTGATGCAAACCGTACAAAAACATTGGAAGGAAAAACGGTTTTAATTACCGCCGGGCCAACTTACGAAGCCATTGATCCTGTACGTTTTATCGGAAATCATTCTTCCGGAAAAATGGGATTTTCTTTGGCTGAAGAAGCAGCAAAAAGAGGAGCTAAGGTTATCCTGATCTCGGGACCGAGCTCTCAGTCAATTAATAATAAAAATGTTGATGTACATAAAGTTACGTCTGCAAAAGAAATGCTGGCGAAAGTATTCGAATTTTATGATAAAATAGACATCGGAATTGCCAGTGCCGCCGTTGCAGACTACGCTCCGAAGGATGTTGCGAAGGAAAAAATCAAAAAAGATGATGATAATCTTACGATTGAATTAGTAAAAAATCCTGACATTCTCAGAACAATGGGAGAGAAGAAAACGCATCAGTTTTTGGTAGGTTTTGCTTTAGAAACGCAGAATGAAGAAGAGAATGCCAAAGGAAAATTAGCCAAGAAAAATCTGGATATGATCGTTTTAAACTCACTTCGAGATGAAGGTGCCGGTTTTAAAAATGATACCAATAAAATAAAAATATTCACCCCGACGGAAAAGAAAGAATTTGACCTGAAATCTAAAGATGATGTAGCCAAAGATATTTTGGATTTCGTTGAAGCTCAACTTTTAAAATAATTTTAATAAATTTCCGTTCTCAATTTTTAATAGATAATGAAAAAAATTTTAAGCATATTTTTACTTCTGTTTTTATTTAATCTTAATTTTTCTCAGGAATTATTAGCCACTGTTCAGGTAAATTCCCAGCAGATCGGGGGAACCAACCAGTCGGCTTACAAGGCATTGGAGAAAAGTCTTAGAGATTTTATCAACAATACGAGCTGGACAGGGAAGAAACTTCAGAATTTTGAAAAAATTAAATCCAATTTTGCGATCGTTATCACAGAAAGGGAAGGGAACCGTTTCAGAGGAAATATTGTGGTTCAGGCAGTTCGCCCGGTTTTTAATACAACCTATGAATCCCCGCTGATCAATCTTCAGGATACAAGGTTTTCGTTCGATTATGTAGAAAATGAGAATCTTATTTTTAATGAAAGACAGTTTTCCGGAAAAAATTTAATTGATGTTATCAGTTTTTATATATATATAATTTTAGGATACGATGCAGACAGCTTTCAATCGATGGGTGGAACCCAATGGTTTCAAAAAGCTCAGCAGATTGCACAAAACGGAGAATCTCAGAATACGTATGAAGGGTGGAAGCTGATCAAAGAACCAAGAGGCCGTTCCGTCCTGATCAAAGAAATAATGAGTCCGAACTGGAGCCAGGTGCGTGCAACGATGTACACTTATCATAGAGCCGGTCTGGATAATTTATTCAACCAGGATCAGGCTGCAGCAAAAAAAGTGATTTTTGATGCCTTAATGCAGTTGAAAATGTATGAAAACACCTTCCAACAATCTTATTACTTCAATCTTTTCCTGGATAATAAGTCTGACGAAATTTTTAATATCTTCAATTCAGGGAATAACGGGGGAATTGCACTTGCCGATCTCAAAAACGAAATGACCATTCTCGCTCCAAAATACACAGAAGAGAAATGGAGTAAGTGGAAACAGTAATGTTAACTTGAATCCTGAAGTCTAAAGTTCTATATTTGCAATAGCTAAGTAATCTGCTATTATCAATGCTTTCGAGAATTTATATTAAAAACTTTGCCCTGATTGATACCCTGGAGGTATCACTGCACAATGGTTTACAGGTGATCACTGGTGAAACTGGTGCCGGAAAATCTATTATTTTAGGTGCTTTGCGGCTTATTCTGGGGGAAAGGGCAGATGTGAAGTCGATCTCAAATGCAGAAGAAAAAAGCATTGTAGAGACAGAATTTGCTTTAAATAATCAATTCAAAAAATTCTTCATCGAAAACGATCTGGATTACGAGCTTCAGACAATTATCCGAAGAGAAATTCTGCCTTCCGGAAAATCCAGGGCATTCATCAATGATGTTCCGGTGACGCTGGATATCTTGAAAGAATTATCTTCTCAACTGATTGATATTCATTCTCAATTTGAAACATCCAATCTTTTTACTTCAGAATATCAGTTTAAAATTATCGACGGACTTTCCGGAAATAAACAGATTATCGAAGAATATCAGAAAGAGTTTTCAGATTTTCAAAGTTTAAAGATTCAGCTTAAAAAATATCAGACTCAGCTTTCCGAAACCAATAAAGAAAGCGATTACAAAGAATTTTTGTTAAACGAACTGGAAGAGCTGAAATTGGATGATGTAGATTATGAAGATCTGCAAAACCAGCTTTCTATCCAGGAAAATGCAGAGATGATTTCTGAAAATCTGGTTCAGGTTTTATCGAGATTCCATCAGGAAGAAGTCGGGATCTTGTCTTTTTTTAATGAAGCTAAAAACAAACTTTCAAAAATCGCAGAGGTTTCAAACGGATTTGCGGAGCTTGATGGCAGGCTGGAAACTTCTTTTGTTGAATTAAAAGATATCATTTCCGAGCTCGAAAATGAAGCGGAAAAAATTGAAATCAATCCTGAAAATTTAGCGATACTTTCCGAACTTAATAATAAAATCAACGCATTATTTCTAAAGCATAATGTTGTTGGTATTACGGAATTAAAGGAAATCAGAGATCAATTGGCAGGTGAACAGAAAGGTGCCTCCGAACTGGAAGCCCTGATTGCAGGCATTGAAGAAAGTATTTCTAAAAAAGAAAAAACACTTCAGACTTTAGCCGAAAAATTGTCTAAAAACAGAAAGAAAAATATTCCTGTTTTCATTAAAAAAGCAGAAGAGCTGCTTAAAAAACTAGGGCTGGAAAAGGCGAAAGTTGATATAGAATTGCAGGATTCTCCTGATTTCAACCAATTCGGAAAAGAAAATATCCAGCTTTTGTTCCAGGCGAATTCCGGTTTTCCTTTAAGACCGATTCAAACGGCTATTTCAGGCGGTGAAAGATCAAGAGTAATGCTGGCGGTAAAGAAAATCATTGCCGAAAGCGACGATCTTCCTACCTTGATTTTAGATGAAATCGACACCGGAGTTTCAGGAAAAGTAGCCGAAGAAATCGGAAATCTGATGCGTGAAATGTCCGCAGATATGCAGCTGATCGTTATCTCTCACCTGGCGCAGGTTGCCGCGAAAGGAAATAATAACTACAAAGTGGTAAAACAGGATGTTGCGGGTAAAACTCAATCCACAATCGTTCCTTTGAGCGACGACGAAAAGCTGAACGAAATTGCCCAACTACTTTCCGGAAGCAAGATCACGGAAGCGGCTTTGGCACAGGCGAAAGAGCTTATTGGATAAAGTTTGAAATAACATTTCAATCTCACATCATTAGAGAAATTACTTCAAAAAACATTTAGTGTTTAGAGATATCATCCTCAAGCCCTTAAAGGATTTATGCAAATATATCTTTTAAAATAGAACAAAATCCTGTAACATATTTTGCATTATATTTACTAATGTAAAAAAAATAACTATGTTTTTTAAATTCCTGAGATTAGAGTTCAAAAGTTTTTTTCGTGGTTCTTCTTTAGGGATCAATCTGGCGATGAAGATTCTCCGTTTTATCGGGATTCTTTATTTTATGGCGTGTTTTGCGGGAGCTGCATTCCTTATATTTTTCTTAACTCAGGAAAAAATGCAACAGAATCCGGTGAAAATTGTCTCCAGATTTTTAATTGCAGCCTGGGCGGTTGACTTGATTATCAAATATTTGTGGCAGGAATTGCCGACGCAAAATATCAAGCCTTTTCTTACCCTCAATATTTCTAAGAAAACATTGGTCAATTATATGTTAACCAAGACTTTTCTATCTGTATTCAGCTGGCTCAATTCTTTATTCTTCATTACTTTTTGTGGAATTGCCCTTTTTTATGGGTATAGTTTTACAGGGATCTTGGGATGGTTTGTCGGTGTCTCGCTGCTGTTTTATCTTAATAATTTTATCAATATCATTTTTAATGATAAAGAAACGGTTGCCATTGTTATCGGCTGTATTATTACGGCGGTTGCAGGTTTAACTTACTATAATATCGTTCCCGTACTAGATTATTCCGAAAGATTTTTCTTTAATTTTTATGAAAGACCTTATCTTACTGTGATACCGATCATTTTGTTT is a genomic window of Chryseobacterium wanjuense containing:
- a CDS encoding DNA repair protein RecN — translated: MLSRIYIKNFALIDTLEVSLHNGLQVITGETGAGKSIILGALRLILGERADVKSISNAEEKSIVETEFALNNQFKKFFIENDLDYELQTIIRREILPSGKSRAFINDVPVTLDILKELSSQLIDIHSQFETSNLFTSEYQFKIIDGLSGNKQIIEEYQKEFSDFQSLKIQLKKYQTQLSETNKESDYKEFLLNELEELKLDDVDYEDLQNQLSIQENAEMISENLVQVLSRFHQEEVGILSFFNEAKNKLSKIAEVSNGFAELDGRLETSFVELKDIISELENEAEKIEINPENLAILSELNNKINALFLKHNVVGITELKEIRDQLAGEQKGASELEALIAGIEESISKKEKTLQTLAEKLSKNRKKNIPVFIKKAEELLKKLGLEKAKVDIELQDSPDFNQFGKENIQLLFQANSGFPLRPIQTAISGGERSRVMLAVKKIIAESDDLPTLILDEIDTGVSGKVAEEIGNLMREMSADMQLIVISHLAQVAAKGNNNYKVVKQDVAGKTQSTIVPLSDDEKLNEIAQLLSGSKITEAALAQAKELIG
- the porD gene encoding type IX secretion system protein PorD; this translates as MKKILSIFLLLFLFNLNFSQELLATVQVNSQQIGGTNQSAYKALEKSLRDFINNTSWTGKKLQNFEKIKSNFAIVITEREGNRFRGNIVVQAVRPVFNTTYESPLINLQDTRFSFDYVENENLIFNERQFSGKNLIDVISFYIYIILGYDADSFQSMGGTQWFQKAQQIAQNGESQNTYEGWKLIKEPRGRSVLIKEIMSPNWSQVRATMYTYHRAGLDNLFNQDQAAAKKVIFDALMQLKMYENTFQQSYYFNLFLDNKSDEIFNIFNSGNNGGIALADLKNEMTILAPKYTEEKWSKWKQ
- the coaBC gene encoding bifunctional phosphopantothenoylcysteine decarboxylase/phosphopantothenate--cysteine ligase CoaBC, with protein sequence MSLSGKKILIAISGGIAAFKIHFLIRDFVKKGAEVQVIMTPDAEHFVTKLSISTLSKNPVYTDFYGDNGSWNSHVEMALWADVMVVAPCTANTLAKMVHGICDNLLIATYMSAKCPVFIAPAMDLDMYAHPSTIKNLELAESYGHIIIPAENGELASGLIGQGRLAEPETIAKAVEDFFDANRTKTLEGKTVLITAGPTYEAIDPVRFIGNHSSGKMGFSLAEEAAKRGAKVILISGPSSQSINNKNVDVHKVTSAKEMLAKVFEFYDKIDIGIASAAVADYAPKDVAKEKIKKDDDNLTIELVKNPDILRTMGEKKTHQFLVGFALETQNEEENAKGKLAKKNLDMIVLNSLRDEGAGFKNDTNKIKIFTPTEKKEFDLKSKDDVAKDILDFVEAQLLK